The Agromyces atrinae genome window below encodes:
- a CDS encoding cation:proton antiporter, which translates to MELTVGSLVVVALVAVTAPLLARGIGRWIAIPLVVFEILLGLALGPSGLGWITEGPLLDALSEFGLAMLFFLAGNEVDFRAIRGRPIKRSVLGWLISLALGIALATLLSPSFSTAVFIGIALTSTALGTIMPVLRDAGELRSAFGVGVVAVGAVGEFGPLLAISLFLGGREPGLALVVIIVFAVVAGAAIWLAAIGVGRRFHAIIAATLHSSSQFAVRLVLFILIALVALSVMLGLDMLLGAFTAGVLGRLLLQGAPEKDAEFVESKLEAVGFGFLVPIFFISTGVTFDLDALVSDARTLALVPIFLVLLLVVRGLPSMLSAPPGATGRDRTSLALFGATGLPIIVAVTAIGVDAGEVAAGTAAALVGAGMLSVLIFPLVALLIRRPTATAKPSPDDDVFVPVEG; encoded by the coding sequence ATGGAACTCACGGTCGGATCTCTCGTCGTCGTCGCCCTCGTCGCCGTCACGGCGCCGCTGCTCGCACGCGGCATCGGTCGATGGATCGCGATCCCCCTCGTCGTCTTCGAGATCCTCCTCGGTCTCGCGCTCGGCCCGTCAGGCCTCGGCTGGATCACGGAGGGGCCGCTCCTCGACGCGCTCAGCGAATTCGGACTCGCGATGCTGTTCTTCCTCGCGGGCAACGAGGTCGACTTCCGCGCGATCCGCGGCCGCCCCATCAAGCGATCCGTCCTCGGCTGGCTGATATCGCTCGCCCTCGGCATCGCCCTTGCGACCCTTCTCTCGCCGTCGTTCTCGACCGCCGTCTTCATCGGCATCGCCCTCACGTCGACCGCACTCGGCACGATCATGCCCGTCCTCCGCGATGCCGGCGAGCTGCGCTCGGCCTTCGGCGTCGGTGTCGTCGCGGTCGGCGCCGTCGGCGAGTTCGGACCTCTGCTCGCGATCTCACTCTTCCTCGGCGGACGCGAGCCCGGATTGGCACTCGTCGTCATCATCGTCTTCGCCGTCGTGGCAGGAGCCGCCATCTGGCTCGCGGCGATCGGCGTCGGCCGACGCTTCCACGCGATCATCGCGGCGACGCTTCACTCGAGCAGTCAGTTCGCGGTGCGGCTCGTGCTCTTCATCCTCATCGCGCTCGTCGCACTGAGCGTCATGCTCGGCCTCGACATGCTGCTCGGCGCTTTCACCGCGGGCGTGCTCGGGCGGCTGCTCCTGCAGGGCGCACCGGAGAAGGATGCGGAGTTCGTCGAGTCGAAGCTCGAGGCCGTCGGCTTCGGGTTCCTCGTGCCGATCTTCTTCATCAGCACGGGTGTGACGTTCGACCTCGACGCACTCGTCTCCGACGCGCGGACACTCGCGCTCGTACCGATCTTCCTCGTGCTCCTCCTCGTCGTGCGAGGACTTCCGAGCATGCTGTCGGCACCACCCGGAGCGACCGGTCGCGACCGCACCTCACTCGCCCTGTTCGGCGCGACGGGTCTGCCCATCATCGTCGCCGTCACCGCCATCGGCGTCGACGCCGGCGAGGTGGCGGCAGGAACAGCGGCCGCTCTCGTCGGGGCGGGCATGCTGTCGGTGCTGATCTTCCCGCTCGTCGCCTTGCTCATCCGCCGACCGACGGCGACCGCGAAGCCGAGCCCCGACGACGATGTCTTCGTGCCGGTGGAGGGCTGA
- a CDS encoding energy-coupling factor transporter transmembrane component T family protein has translation MSVALQQTTIAPVRRPVVFLDRVNPVTKIVAAVILSVPLFASIDWVSALVAVVIELSLFALAGLRFTELVRRIAPVLLFAPIAGISMLLYGEPGGTVYASFWFATISDNSIQLAIAITLRVLALGLPTILLFARVDPTELADALSQVAKLPSRFVLGVLAGTRMIGLFLEDWRSMELARRARGVGDSGTIRRFLSMSFVLLVFAVRRGTKLAVAMEARGFGSSITRTWARPSQLGWRDPVVVIAALGIMAIALGAAVAAGTFRFIGS, from the coding sequence ATGAGCGTCGCCCTGCAGCAGACCACCATCGCTCCGGTGCGCCGCCCCGTCGTCTTCCTCGACCGCGTCAACCCCGTGACGAAGATCGTCGCGGCCGTCATCCTCTCGGTGCCGCTCTTCGCCTCGATCGACTGGGTGAGCGCACTCGTCGCGGTGGTCATCGAACTCTCGCTCTTCGCCCTCGCGGGGCTGCGGTTCACCGAGCTCGTCCGCCGCATCGCGCCCGTGCTGCTCTTCGCGCCCATCGCGGGCATCAGCATGCTCCTGTACGGCGAGCCGGGCGGCACGGTGTACGCGAGTTTCTGGTTCGCGACGATCAGCGACAACTCGATCCAACTCGCGATCGCGATCACCCTGCGTGTTCTCGCGCTCGGCCTGCCGACCATCCTCCTGTTCGCACGCGTCGACCCGACCGAGCTCGCCGACGCGCTCTCGCAGGTGGCGAAGCTGCCGAGTCGTTTCGTGCTCGGAGTGCTCGCGGGAACGCGCATGATCGGCCTCTTCCTCGAGGACTGGCGCAGCATGGAACTCGCTCGCCGGGCGCGGGGTGTGGGCGATTCGGGAACGATCCGGCGCTTCCTCTCGATGTCGTTCGTCCTGCTCGTCTTCGCTGTGCGTCGCGGCACGAAGCTCGCCGTCGCGATGGAGGCCCGCGGGTTCGGATCGAGCATCACCCGCACGTGGGCGCGTCCCTCGCAGCTCGGCTGGCGCGACCCCGTCGTCGTCATCGCGGCCCTCGGCATCATGGCGATCGCGCTCGGCGCCGCCGTCGCCGCCGGCACCTTCCGGTTCATCGGATCGTGA
- a CDS encoding metallopeptidase family protein: MALEMSPEDFERLVVDELDELPDDMFDGLDNVVFVVEDRPEDGSLDLLGLYDGVALTERDRYGFGEMPDRVILYRESLLAICADEDELRDEIHITLVHEIAHFYGIDDDRLHELGWA; this comes from the coding sequence ATGGCCCTCGAGATGTCTCCCGAGGACTTCGAACGCCTCGTCGTCGATGAACTCGACGAACTCCCCGACGACATGTTCGACGGCCTCGACAATGTCGTGTTCGTGGTCGAGGACCGACCCGAGGACGGCTCGCTCGATCTCCTCGGACTCTATGACGGCGTCGCCCTCACCGAACGTGATCGGTACGGCTTCGGAGAGATGCCCGACCGCGTCATCCTCTACCGCGAATCGCTGCTCGCGATCTGTGCCGACGAAGACGAGCTCCGCGACGAGATCCACATCACTCTCGTGCACGAGATCGCGCACTTCTACGGAATCGACGACGACAGGCTGCACGAGCTCGGCTGGGCGTAA
- a CDS encoding ABC transporter ATP-binding protein codes for MSGGARITASGWGWRHAGRKRWAVRDVSVTIEPGERVLLLGASGSGKSTLLSGLAGLLGGADEGETAGELVVDGRRPEEQRGRIGLVLQDPDSQVVLARVGDDVAFGCENLGVARDEIWRRVSHALDSVGLDLPLDHETRRLSGGQKQRLALAGVLAMQPSLLLLDEPTANLDPVGVEEVRDAVARVVAQTEATLIVVEHRTPVWVDLMTRVIVLDADGGVLADGAPADVFGRTAAALAAAGVWVPGALTGLPPAPTLTDAAAVLATEGLAVGRAPRGRRSRPAVASTRPAGAVQWPLDLAIPHAASTVVLGPNGAGKSTLALTLAGLLAPLAGRVVSESDLGAKSGRSPHDWTSRDLLTRIGSVFQDPEHQFLATTVHDELAVGPRRLGWAASDVDRRVGELLDRLDLAALAGANPFTLSGGQKRRLSVATVLASRPRVMVLDEPTFGQDRVSWISLVELLQAETARGTTLISVTHDAGVVEHLGTNTITLDVQTDERAAA; via the coding sequence ATGTCGGGCGGGGCACGCATCACGGCCTCCGGGTGGGGCTGGCGGCACGCCGGGCGGAAACGCTGGGCCGTGCGTGACGTCAGCGTCACGATCGAGCCGGGGGAGCGGGTGCTCCTCCTCGGGGCGTCGGGGTCCGGCAAGTCCACTCTGCTGAGTGGTCTCGCCGGGCTCCTCGGCGGTGCCGACGAGGGCGAGACCGCCGGCGAGCTCGTCGTCGACGGTCGCCGACCCGAAGAGCAGAGGGGGCGGATCGGACTGGTCCTCCAGGACCCCGACTCGCAGGTCGTGCTCGCGCGGGTCGGCGACGACGTCGCGTTCGGGTGCGAGAACCTCGGCGTCGCGCGCGACGAGATCTGGCGCCGCGTGTCGCACGCTCTCGATTCCGTCGGCCTCGATCTCCCGCTCGACCACGAGACGCGTCGTCTGTCGGGAGGGCAGAAGCAGCGGCTGGCCCTCGCGGGCGTGCTCGCGATGCAGCCGTCGCTCCTGCTCCTCGACGAGCCCACTGCCAACCTCGACCCCGTCGGCGTCGAGGAGGTACGGGATGCCGTCGCGCGCGTCGTCGCCCAGACGGAGGCGACGCTCATCGTCGTCGAGCACCGCACGCCCGTGTGGGTCGACCTCATGACGCGGGTCATCGTGCTCGATGCCGACGGCGGAGTGCTCGCCGACGGCGCGCCGGCGGACGTGTTCGGGCGCACCGCAGCGGCTCTCGCCGCCGCGGGGGTGTGGGTACCCGGTGCCTTGACCGGGCTTCCTCCTGCCCCGACGCTCACCGATGCCGCTGCGGTCCTCGCGACGGAGGGACTCGCCGTCGGCCGGGCGCCCCGAGGCAGACGCTCGCGCCCGGCGGTGGCGTCGACGCGTCCGGCGGGGGCCGTGCAGTGGCCGCTCGACCTCGCGATACCGCATGCTGCGTCGACCGTCGTCCTCGGACCGAACGGCGCGGGCAAGTCGACACTCGCGCTGACGCTCGCCGGCCTCCTCGCCCCGCTCGCCGGCCGCGTGGTGTCGGAGTCGGATCTCGGCGCGAAGTCGGGGCGAAGTCCCCACGACTGGACGTCGCGCGACCTGCTGACGCGCATCGGCTCGGTCTTCCAAGACCCCGAACACCAGTTCCTCGCGACGACCGTGCACGATGAACTCGCCGTCGGTCCGCGTCGTCTCGGCTGGGCGGCATCCGATGTCGATCGCCGAGTCGGCGAGCTGCTCGATCGACTCGATCTCGCGGCCCTCGCGGGCGCGAACCCGTTCACGCTCTCGGGCGGTCAGAAACGGCGCCTCTCGGTCGCGACCGTGCTCGCCTCCCGACCGCGCGTGATGGTGCTTGACGAGCCGACGTTCGGTCAGGACCGCGTGAGCTGGATCTCGCTCGTCGAACTGCTCCAGGCCGAGACCGCACGGGGCACGACGCTCATCTCCGTCACGCACGACGCGGGTGTCGTCGAGCACCTCGGGACGAACACGATCACCCTCGACGTGCAGACCGACGAGAGGGCGGCCGCATGA
- the orn gene encoding oligoribonuclease: MGTAGDRLVWIDCEMTGLDLDVDELVEIAVVITDYDLNPVDEGISIVIKPDDSAFAAMGDFVRAMHTESGLIDEIPNGVSLAQAEFDVLEYVLKHIPEEQKAPLAGNTIGTDRAFLAKFMPRLDKHLHYRNVDVSTIKELSRRWFPRVYFNAPAKHGGHRALADILESIRELAYYRQAVFIGEPGPTSAELQTVSAAIVDEYARKV, translated from the coding sequence ATGGGAACTGCTGGCGACCGCCTCGTCTGGATCGATTGCGAAATGACGGGACTCGACCTCGACGTCGACGAACTCGTCGAGATCGCGGTCGTCATCACCGATTACGACCTGAACCCCGTCGACGAGGGAATCAGCATCGTCATCAAGCCCGACGACTCGGCGTTCGCCGCGATGGGCGACTTCGTGCGCGCGATGCACACCGAGTCCGGCCTCATCGATGAGATCCCGAACGGTGTGAGCCTCGCGCAGGCCGAGTTCGACGTTCTCGAGTACGTGCTGAAGCACATCCCCGAAGAGCAGAAGGCTCCGCTCGCCGGCAACACGATCGGCACCGACCGCGCGTTCCTCGCCAAGTTCATGCCGCGCCTCGACAAGCACCTGCACTACCGCAACGTCGATGTCTCGACGATCAAGGAATTGTCGCGTCGCTGGTTCCCCCGCGTGTACTTCAACGCCCCCGCCAAGCACGGCGGCCACCGCGCCCTCGCCGACATTCTCGAGTCGATCCGTGAGCTCGCGTACTACCGTCAGGCAGTCTTCATCGGCGAGCCCGGACCGACTTCTGCCGAACTTCAGACGGTCTCAGCGGCCATCGTGGACGAGTACGCCCGAAAGGTGTAG
- a CDS encoding spore germination protein GerW family protein has translation MPSIIETLADRFSGFGVKAVYGDPVEVDGTTIIPVAYTHYGFGVGTSDETDDRSEGGGGGGASVPIGAYVSRGGDLRFEPNIITVLVVGIPFVCVAGRALARVIRAAKK, from the coding sequence ATGCCCTCCATCATTGAGACCCTTGCAGACAGATTCAGCGGATTCGGCGTGAAGGCCGTCTACGGCGACCCCGTCGAGGTCGACGGCACGACGATCATCCCCGTGGCGTACACGCACTACGGCTTCGGCGTCGGTACGAGCGACGAGACCGACGACCGCAGCGAGGGCGGCGGTGGCGGCGGAGCCTCCGTTCCCATCGGCGCGTACGTGTCGCGCGGAGGAGACCTGCGCTTCGAACCGAACATCATCACGGTGCTCGTCGTCGGAATCCCGTTCGTCTGCGTCGCCGGTCGGGCCCTCGCGCGCGTCATCCGCGCCGCCAAGAAGTAG
- a CDS encoding ATP-binding protein, with amino-acid sequence MTPDEALRAILHRDDVSAILIDGPSGSGKSTFADSLVAARGARPTALVRLDDIYPGWSGLDAAIETVQTGILGPWRRGERGGWRRWDWARNEPGEWADVAPGLLVVEGCGAFGDDVTRSRVLFHVWVSAPDAVRKTRALERDAGGFDEHWTMWDEQWRAYVDRADPERRADIVVDTDAPAAETHTIRGDAGSTVGS; translated from the coding sequence GTGACGCCCGACGAGGCCCTCCGCGCCATCCTTCACCGAGACGACGTGTCGGCCATCCTCATCGACGGTCCGAGCGGGTCGGGCAAGTCCACGTTCGCCGATTCCCTCGTCGCGGCACGTGGAGCGCGGCCGACGGCGCTCGTGAGGCTCGACGACATCTATCCCGGCTGGTCGGGGCTCGATGCCGCCATCGAGACGGTGCAGACCGGCATCCTCGGTCCGTGGAGGCGCGGTGAGCGTGGTGGCTGGCGGCGCTGGGACTGGGCGCGGAACGAACCCGGCGAGTGGGCGGATGTCGCGCCGGGGCTCCTCGTCGTCGAGGGGTGCGGCGCCTTCGGCGACGACGTCACAAGATCCCGCGTGCTGTTCCATGTCTGGGTCTCGGCACCGGACGCGGTGAGGAAGACCCGGGCCCTCGAGCGCGATGCCGGAGGCTTCGACGAGCACTGGACGATGTGGGACGAGCAGTGGCGTGCGTACGTCGACCGAGCCGACCCCGAACGTCGCGCCGACATCGTCGTCGACACGGATGCGCCAGCGGCGGAGACTCACACGATCCGCGGAGACGCCGGGTCTACGGTGGGATCATGA
- the nadE gene encoding ammonia-dependent NAD(+) synthetase, translating to MRERQSRIIADLGVQPVIDPATEIKRRVDFLVRYLRASGASGFVLGISGGQDSSLAGRLCQLAVERVVAEGGSARFVAMRLPYAVQRDEDDAQFALQFIAPSESVVFNIQRGVDGFAAEYGESLDEPMSDFTKGNVKARARMIAQYAVGGQNGLLVVGTDHAAEAVTGFFTKFGDGGADILPLSGLTKGQGRALLAELGAPERICLKVPTADLLDGSPGQTDEANLGLSYTDIDAFLEGRDIDDEVAEKIEQRYLATRHKRFSPVGPLDEWWMSND from the coding sequence ATGCGTGAACGTCAATCGAGAATCATCGCCGATCTCGGCGTGCAGCCCGTCATCGACCCGGCGACCGAGATCAAGCGTCGCGTCGACTTCCTCGTGCGGTACCTCCGGGCCTCCGGTGCCTCGGGCTTCGTGCTCGGCATCAGCGGCGGTCAGGACTCGAGCCTCGCCGGGCGCCTCTGCCAGCTCGCCGTCGAGCGCGTCGTCGCCGAGGGAGGCAGCGCTCGTTTCGTCGCCATGCGGTTGCCCTACGCCGTGCAGCGCGACGAGGACGACGCGCAGTTCGCCCTGCAGTTCATCGCACCGAGCGAGTCGGTCGTCTTCAACATCCAGCGCGGCGTCGACGGGTTCGCGGCGGAGTACGGCGAGTCTCTCGATGAGCCCATGAGCGACTTCACCAAGGGCAACGTCAAGGCGCGCGCCCGCATGATCGCGCAGTATGCGGTCGGTGGCCAGAACGGCCTTCTCGTCGTCGGCACCGACCACGCGGCCGAGGCGGTGACCGGATTCTTCACGAAGTTCGGTGACGGCGGCGCCGACATCCTGCCGCTCAGCGGCTTGACGAAGGGGCAGGGCCGTGCGCTGCTCGCCGAACTCGGGGCCCCCGAGCGCATCTGCCTGAAGGTTCCGACGGCCGACCTGCTCGATGGCTCACCGGGCCAGACCGACGAGGCGAACCTCGGACTCAGCTACACCGACATCGACGCGTTCCTCGAAGGCCGCGACATCGACGACGAGGTCGCCGAGAAGATCGAGCAGCGCTACCTCGCGACGCGCCACAAGCGCTTCTCTCCCGTGGGTCCGCTCGACGAGTGGTGGATGTCGAACGACTGA
- a CDS encoding DNA polymerase IV — protein sequence MSKQDGSGRQVTTGPVDDSGSSIMHVDMDAFFASVEVLKNPELRGKPVIVGGKGPRGVVSAASYEARKYGVNSAMSMGLALQRCPHAIVVPVDMARYAAISREVMTIFESITPLVEKLSIDEAFLDVSGARRLLGSPAEIGWMLREKVREQTGLACSVGIAPSKFIAKVASGRAKPDGLLVIPADGVLDFLHPLPVSALWGVGKVTEESLTRLGLRTVGDVAAMPVDALERSLGPALAQKLARLSRGIDPRDVSTTREEKSIGHEVTFTHDVTDPVDIRRALLRQSEDVAVRLRRAGLLGRTVVLKLRYTDFRTVTRSRTLGEPTDVGRRIYEEAVAAYEALGAAGERVRLIGVRAENLAEPGFSAALWDPDDDWRDAERTIDDVVSRYGKGSVTPAALLGRDRGGRVESSKRRDPFLE from the coding sequence GTGAGCAAGCAGGACGGCAGCGGCAGGCAAGTCACGACCGGTCCGGTCGATGACTCCGGTTCGAGCATCATGCACGTCGACATGGACGCCTTCTTCGCGTCCGTCGAGGTGCTGAAGAACCCCGAACTCCGCGGCAAGCCCGTCATCGTCGGCGGCAAGGGCCCTCGCGGCGTCGTCTCGGCGGCGAGCTACGAGGCACGCAAGTACGGCGTCAACTCGGCGATGTCGATGGGTCTCGCGCTGCAGCGGTGCCCGCACGCGATCGTCGTCCCCGTCGACATGGCGCGCTACGCCGCGATCTCCCGCGAGGTCATGACGATCTTCGAGTCGATCACACCTCTCGTCGAGAAGCTCAGCATCGATGAGGCCTTCCTCGACGTCTCGGGCGCCCGTCGTCTGCTCGGCTCGCCCGCCGAGATCGGCTGGATGCTGCGCGAGAAGGTGCGAGAACAGACAGGCCTCGCGTGCTCCGTCGGCATCGCGCCGTCGAAGTTCATCGCCAAGGTGGCGTCGGGCCGGGCGAAGCCCGACGGGCTCCTCGTCATCCCCGCTGACGGCGTCCTCGACTTCCTGCACCCGCTTCCCGTGTCGGCCCTGTGGGGCGTCGGCAAGGTCACCGAAGAATCCCTCACCCGACTGGGTCTCCGCACCGTCGGCGACGTCGCGGCCATGCCTGTCGATGCGCTCGAACGCTCGCTCGGGCCCGCGCTCGCGCAGAAGCTCGCTCGGCTCTCGCGCGGCATCGATCCGCGCGACGTATCGACGACGCGCGAGGAGAAGAGCATCGGCCACGAGGTCACGTTCACCCACGACGTCACCGATCCCGTCGACATCCGTCGCGCACTTCTCCGCCAGTCGGAGGATGTCGCCGTGCGACTGCGGCGAGCGGGACTGCTCGGTCGCACGGTCGTGCTGAAGCTCCGCTACACCGACTTCCGCACCGTCACGCGTTCCCGCACCCTCGGTGAGCCGACCGACGTCGGGCGACGCATCTACGAGGAGGCCGTCGCCGCGTACGAGGCGCTCGGCGCCGCGGGCGAGCGCGTGAGACTCATCGGCGTGCGGGCCGAGAACCTCGCCGAACCCGGCTTCAGTGCGGCACTGTGGGACCCGGACGACGACTGGCGCGACGCCGAACGCACGATCGACGACGTCGTGAGCCGATACGGAAAGGGCAGCGTCACCCCCGCGGCCCTGCTCGGTCGCGACCGCGGCGGGCGCGTCGAGAGCTCGAAGCGGCGTGATCCTTTCCTGGAATGA
- the gatB gene encoding Asp-tRNA(Asn)/Glu-tRNA(Gln) amidotransferase subunit GatB, giving the protein MARAELMDFDRALELFEPVIGLEVHVELNTKTKMFSAAPNDFGSDPNTNVTPTCLGLPGSLPVVNGQAVRYSISLGLALGCSIAPSSRFARKNYFYPDLAKNYQISQYDEPIAFDGSVEVELADGRAFEIPIERAHMEEDAGKLTHVGGSTGRIQGAEYSLVDYNRAGVPLVEIVTRPIFGAEGDAPELAKAYVATIRDIVLALGISDAKMERGNLRCDANVSLRPRGAEKLGTRTETKNVNSLRSIERAVRYEIQRQAAILAKGGSITQETRHWHEDTGATSAGRPKSDADDYRYFPEPDLLPVVPAPELIEELRAALPEAPAARRRRLKEEWGFTDLEFQDVANSGLLIELAETVAAGATPAAARKWWTGEIARLANASDAEASTLVSPQHVAELAGLVEAGTLTDRLARQVLEGVVAGEGSPSEVVEARGLAVVSDDGALIAAIDDALAAQPDVLAKIRDGKVQAAGAVIGAVMKAMKGQADAARVRELVLERANA; this is encoded by the coding sequence ATGGCTCGCGCAGAACTCATGGACTTCGACCGCGCACTCGAGCTCTTCGAGCCGGTGATCGGTCTCGAGGTGCACGTCGAACTCAACACGAAGACGAAGATGTTCTCGGCCGCGCCGAACGACTTCGGTTCCGACCCGAACACGAACGTCACTCCGACGTGCCTCGGTCTTCCCGGTTCTCTCCCCGTGGTCAACGGTCAGGCCGTGCGGTACTCGATCAGCCTCGGCCTCGCGCTCGGCTGCTCGATCGCCCCGTCGAGCCGCTTCGCGCGGAAGAACTACTTCTACCCCGACCTCGCGAAGAACTACCAGATCTCGCAGTACGACGAGCCGATCGCCTTCGACGGCAGCGTCGAGGTCGAGCTCGCCGACGGCCGCGCCTTCGAGATCCCCATCGAGCGGGCGCACATGGAAGAGGACGCGGGCAAGCTCACGCACGTCGGCGGCTCGACCGGTCGCATCCAGGGCGCCGAGTACTCGCTCGTCGACTACAACCGCGCCGGTGTTCCCCTCGTCGAGATCGTGACCCGTCCGATCTTCGGAGCCGAGGGCGACGCCCCCGAGCTCGCGAAGGCGTACGTCGCGACGATCCGCGACATCGTGCTCGCGCTCGGTATCTCCGACGCGAAGATGGAGCGCGGCAACCTGCGGTGCGATGCGAACGTCTCGCTCCGCCCGCGCGGAGCCGAGAAGCTCGGCACACGCACCGAGACGAAGAACGTCAACTCGCTGCGTTCGATCGAGCGCGCCGTGCGCTACGAGATCCAACGTCAGGCCGCGATCCTCGCGAAGGGCGGCTCGATCACCCAGGAGACGCGCCACTGGCACGAGGACACGGGTGCGACGAGCGCCGGCCGCCCGAAGAGCGATGCCGACGACTACCGTTACTTCCCCGAGCCCGACCTCCTGCCCGTCGTTCCGGCGCCCGAGCTCATCGAGGAGCTGCGTGCTGCCCTTCCCGAGGCTCCGGCGGCGCGTCGTCGCCGCCTCAAGGAGGAGTGGGGCTTCACCGATCTCGAGTTCCAGGACGTCGCGAACTCGGGCCTCCTCATCGAACTCGCCGAGACCGTCGCAGCCGGTGCGACCCCGGCCGCCGCTCGCAAGTGGTGGACGGGTGAGATCGCCCGCCTCGCGAACGCGAGCGATGCGGAGGCCTCGACCCTCGTCTCTCCGCAGCACGTCGCCGAGCTCGCCGGACTCGTCGAGGCCGGTACGCTGACCGACCGTCTCGCGCGCCAGGTGCTCGAGGGCGTCGTCGCGGGCGAGGGCTCGCCGAGCGAGGTCGTCGAGGCGCGTGGTCTCGCGGTCGTCTCCGACGACGGTGCGCTCATCGCAGCGATCGACGACGCTCTCGCGGCTCAGCCCGACGTTCTCGCGAAGATCCGCGACGGCAAGGTGCAGGCCGCCGGCGCCGTCATCGGTGCCGTCATGAAGGCGATGAAGGGTCAGGCCGACGCCGCGCGTGTGCGCGAACTCGTGCTCGAGCGCGCCAACGCCTGA
- a CDS encoding ECF transporter S component yields the protein MHSSAITTPGTSAPAPKRSASDLFGWRVIDIVIAAVLGVALGLVFWAWNSIGYLWFQAADAVTPGFGGTAVGIWLLAGVVGGLVIRKPGAALLVELLAAIVSALIGNVWGISTVYSGLAQGLGAELVFAAFAYRRFGIVTAALAGAGAAAGAWILEFFLFGNIEKSVEFNIIYFVSLIVSGVVLAGVLGWFLVKALAATGALSRFAVGRESRREV from the coding sequence GTGCACAGTTCTGCCATCACCACTCCAGGTACGAGCGCTCCGGCGCCGAAGCGGTCGGCTTCCGACCTGTTCGGCTGGCGCGTCATCGACATCGTCATCGCCGCCGTGCTCGGCGTCGCACTGGGTCTCGTCTTCTGGGCCTGGAACTCCATCGGCTATCTCTGGTTCCAGGCCGCTGACGCCGTCACGCCCGGTTTCGGCGGCACGGCAGTCGGCATCTGGCTTCTCGCCGGTGTCGTCGGCGGTCTCGTCATCCGCAAGCCCGGCGCGGCTCTCCTCGTCGAACTGCTCGCGGCGATCGTCTCCGCGCTCATCGGCAACGTCTGGGGTATCTCGACGGTCTACTCGGGTCTCGCCCAGGGTCTCGGTGCCGAACTCGTCTTCGCGGCGTTCGCCTACCGTCGATTCGGGATCGTCACCGCGGCGCTCGCGGGTGCCGGTGCGGCCGCCGGTGCGTGGATCCTCGAGTTCTTCCTCTTCGGCAACATCGAGAAGAGCGTCGAGTTCAACATCATCTACTTCGTCTCGCTCATCGTCTCGGGCGTCGTACTCGCCGGTGTGCTCGGCTGGTTCCTCGTGAAGGCCCTCGCCGCGACGGGCGCTCTCAGCCGGTTCGCCGTCGGCAGGGAATCGCGCCGGGAGGTCTGA